The Vannielia litorea genome segment CTGCTCGACCGCGTCCACATAGCCCTCGCCGCAGAGCTGGGAGAGCGCCTCGCGGGCAGACGCGGCACTGATCTGATAGGTCTCCCGGACCCATGTGACCTTGAGTTTTTGGCCCGGTGAAAGGCGGCCTGCAGAGATGTCATCGCGCAAAGCATCCGTCGCCGAGTGGATCACCCCACCGCTCTCTCGCTCGACCCCCGAACTCTCCGGATTCATTTCGCCTTGCAACTCCAAAAATATCCGATATTATTCACCAATATCGAAAATGAGCAGGTCTGACTGACAATGTATCGAACGATCGTCATCGGCTCAAGTGGCGAAATCGGCCGTGCCGTGGTGCAGGCTGCGCTCGTCCGTGGTGACAAGGTGTTCGGGTTGGATCTGGCACCCAGCGACCTGCCCGGGGCAGTTGGCACCGCCGCCGTGGACATTCAAAGCGAGGCCAACGTTGAGAAGGCTTTCGCGGCCGCAATACAGCGCTTGGGCGGGCTTGATGTCGTGGTGAACTGCGCAGGCCTGATGACGCGGGGCGCCTTGCTTGAGACCAGCGAAGCCGACTTTCTGCGCACGATCGATACAAACCTTGGCGGGGCTTTCCGCGTGACCCGAGCCGCCGCGCGAGCGATGCAGGCCGAGCGCGCTGGAGCCATCGTGCATATCTCGTCGATCCACGCCCTGCGCGGCGCTCCCAACCGCGTGGCCTACGCCGCCTCCAAAGGTGGCATCTCGGGCTTTATCCATGCGGTGGCTGGCGAGCTTGGCCCGGAAGGCATTACCATTAACGCCGTGGCTCCCGGCCCGACAGGGCGTGGCATGGGGTCAGCCCCGCATGACCGTGCCCGCGCGCTGGAGCGCACGCCCTTGCGCCGCGCTGCCCTTGCCGAGGAGGTCGCTGGCGCGGCCATGTTCCTCAGCTCAAGCGCAGGGCGCTTCATCACGGGCCACGTGCTGCCTGTCGACGGCGGCGCAAGCGCTACATTCTTTGCCGCATCGCACCTTGCGGGCGCGCACAAGATGCCCTTGGGTGCCGAAGTGGCGCCAAAGGCGCAGGAGAATTCTGTCATGGAGGAGACAAACCAATGAACGCATTCCTGAAATCGACCACGCTGGGCCTCGCCCTCGCCGGGCTCGCGACCGTCGCGGCAGGTGCCGAGACCCGTATCACCTACAAGTCGGCGAAAACCGGCTCGTCCTACTACCAGATGGGCGTCGAACTGGCAGAGGCCCTGAAGGCAGGTACCGATGGCGAAGTCATCATGACCATCGAAGAGAGCCAGGGCTCGGTGCAGAACGTGATGGAAGTTCGCGCCCGCGGCGCCGACTACGTATTTACCACCCCGCCCGCGCTTGCCACCTCCGCCGCTGCGGGGACCGGTCCGTTCGAGGGAAAGGGCGACCCCAAGTTCTCCGAAATACGCGCGCTCTTTCCGATCCCCTCACTGACCATGCACTTCGTCATGTCGGCCGAAGCCGGCGCCAGCGCGCTGGCGGACATGGAGGGCCACTCGGTGCTGCTGGGCAAAGGCTCTTTCGGGGCCACCGAGGGCGAGAAGTACATCGAGCTCTTCGGGCTGACCGGCAAGGTCGAGATCGCTGATGCCGAGCTTTCCAACGCGGTTGCTGCACTGAAGAACGGCCAGATCGATGGTTTCGTGACCGCAGGTTCCTGGCCTGCGCCCAACGTGATCGAGGCAGCGGCCTCTACCCCTGTCACCGTGCTGACCATGTCGGAAGAAGAAATCGCACAGACTGGCCGGACCGCCATCACCATTCCGGCAGGCACCTATGCCGGACAGACCGAGGACATCAACACCACCTCACTGCCGGTCGTCGCTTTCACCACCACGGCAATGAGCGATGACACCGCCTACCTGCTCACCAAGACCTTCTGGGAGAGCAAGGCAGAGATGGCTGGAATGGCCCCGTGGTGGGATGGCGTGAGCACCGAGTTGCTGGGGGAGGTGAGCGGCACCTTCCACCCGGGCGCAGCCCGCTACTATGAAGAGCAAGGCATCGCCCTGCCGTCCGGCGACATGTAAGGCCCTCTGCGAGGCCGGGGCTCACAGAAGTTGGCCTTCGGCCTCGCACATCGCGCGCCATAACCCTCTCTCGCCGTGAAAGACCCGAACATGAATACCGTCGCCTCGCCCCGGCCCGCCGGGAGCCCTTGGCTTGCGCTGGCCACTCGTTTCAGCGCCCCCTTCTGGCTCGCCCTTGCCGCCTTGGTGGTGATTTATCACATCGGCTTGGTTTTTTACGGGCTCGCACCAAATCTTGTCAGCCGCCCTGTGCATATGGCGCTGATCCTGCCCTTCGTGCTCGTCCTCGGCGCAGCTTCTCCGAGCCAGAAGGCCAGTGGGGCAGTGTTGGCGGCGATCGGCTCGGGCGCGGCGCTGTGGATTGCTTGGAACTACAACCTGCTGGCCGATCAATACGGCTTCCTGGAGAGCACATGGCAGGTTGTCATTGCCGTGACTCTGCTGGCCGTGGTGATCGAAGCCGCGCGGCGCGCCATTGGCTGGCCCCTCCCACTGGTGGCCACCCTTGCCCTGCTCTACGGCCTCTTCGGCCAGCATATTCCCGGCCAGTTCGGGCATTCAGGCATTCCACTGTCGAGTTTCCTTGGGACCCTGACCATTGCGGAAGGCGGGATCTGGGGTTCGCTCACTGGGGTTTCGGTTGGCGTTGTCTCGATCTTCGTGATCTTTGGCGCCGTGCTCAACGCTGGCGAAGCCGGACAAGGCTTCATGAACGTGGCCTCCGCTGCCGCCGGACGTTTGAAGGGCGGTGCGGCGAAGGTATCCGTGATCTCTTCCGCACTTTTTGGCTCCATCTCTGGCTCGGCCTCGGCCAACGTCGCCTCGACAGGCGCTGTCACCTTGCCCGCAATGGAAAAGCTGGGCTATCCCAAGCGGCTTGCTGCTGCCGTTGAAGCTGTTGCCTCTTCGGGAGGTCAGATCATGCCGCCGCTGATGGGCGCGGGTGCCTTCGTGATGGTCGAACTCACTGGCACCCCCTACACCTCCATCATGGCCGCCGCGATCCTTCCGGCGATCCTGTTTTTTGTGGCAGTCTGGGTCGGCATTGATGCCTACGCCCGCCACACCGAATTGAAGAGCGTCGCCCGTGAAGACCGGCCAGCCGGGCGGGACGTTCTGATAACTTCGCTCTTCTTCCTCGTGCCTTTCACCACGCTCCTAACGGCGATGTTCGCGGCAGGTTACACCCCTGAATACTCAGCCGCTCTTGCGGTGTTCGCCGGGGCTGCTCTGCTTTTCATCAATGGCAAACTTCAGGTGAACCGGGCGCAGGTCATCGAGCGGTTCGGCTCGGCGATCCTCAATGCGGCGCGTCAGGTCTCGATGATCGCTGCCATCATCCTTTGCGCGTCCATCATCATCGGCGTGCTGTCGATTACCGGGCTGGGGGTTAAGCTGACTTCTCTGATCCTCGAAGGCTCAGGCGGCATGCTCTGGCCCTCGCTGCTGTTGACGGCTCTGGCCTGCCTGCTGCTCGGCATGGAGGTGCCGACAACGGCAGCCTATGTGATCTGTGTTTCGGTGGCAGGGCCCGCGCTGACCCAACTTGGGCTGGAACCGCTTCAGGCGCATCTCTTCGTCTTCTGGTTCGCACTGCTCTCAACCATCACCCCGCCGGTGTGCGGAGCGGTGTTCATCGCAGCCGGGATGATCGGGGAGAACTGGCTGAAGGTGGCAATCACGGCGATGGCGCTCGGAGTCGGTCTCTACATCATCCCGCTGGGAATGATCGCCAATCCGGCGATCCTGACCCTTGCCGAAACCCCGGTGATGGCTCTGCTGGCGTTTTCACAGATCGCGCTCGGTCTCGCGCTTATCTCCTTTGGCTTGATCGGGATGCGGAAGATGGTGCCAACCGCAGTCCTGATCGGTGCCGGTGGCGCGGTGATCTTCGGTCCAGGACTGCTGTGAGAGAGGCGGAGGGTCAGGCTGCAACTCAATAGGCTGTCAGCCCGGCGTTCGCGTTCAGCAGAAACTGCGACGTGATCGGCGCGCTTGCCGCGCCGATGCCCCGGGCGGCCGACCCGATGCTTCCGGTTTCGATGCGCGGCTCGATCAGGCCGCGGGTGTCTTGATTGACAAGGTAGCGCCGCACCCGGCTCACTAGGTCGGTGCGGACCTCAGGCGGAAAGGCCCCGTCGATCACGATGGCCTCGAAGTCGATCACCGAGCAGATCGAGAGCGCTGCCTTGGCGAGCTCCTGTGCGGTTTGCGCCAACCAAGGGTCGACGTAGCGAGAGAGCATCCTCCAGTCTTGCGGCTGCTGCCACAGCAGGCGCGGATCCACCCCCGCCTCGCTCAGGCGCCCTTCGAGCAAATGGATCGAGGCCACATCTATCAGGTGTTGAGACTCGCCCAGTGGTCCGGTGGTGCGCATGGAGCCCAACGCGCCCGCATTTCCCTGATTTCCGGCGAAGACGGTGTTGTTCAGTACGACGCCACCGCCAATGAACGAGCTGACGAAGAAGAATGCGTAATCCCTGAATTCCTTGCCGCGCCCGTAGAGGTGCTCGGCATGGCAAGCTGCGGTGCCGTCATTCAGCACGAAAACCGGCAAGGGGCTGAATTTTGCGACCTCGGCAGCAAAGTCCACGTCCTTCCATGAGCGGAACCTCTCGGCCATGTCGCCGGCGAGGTCATGCCACTTCCACAGCTCGAAGGGCGCAGCGATGCCGATGCCGGAGAGCCGCCCCTGTTCCTCCGCCGTGAGGTGATCGAGAAACTGTGCCACGCCACGCTGTAAGAGCCCGAAGATCGCCTCCGGAAACGGGTAATCGTAGTGCTCCTGAATTTGCTGGCGCACGGCACCATCAAAGCCGGTGAGCACGAGGTCGGCACTGCGACGACCGATCTTGAAGCCGATGGCCAGAACCCCATTGGGGTTGAGGCGCATTGGGATCGACGGCTTGCCCACCTTCCCGCGGCTCGGGTCGCCCCGCATGATGATGCCGTCTTTCTCAAGCCGCCGGAGGATGATCGAGACGGTCTGCGGAGAGAGGTTAACCAGCCGGGCAATATCGCTGCCCGCCATGGCTCCACGGCGTTGTAGAACAGAGAGCAGGAGGCGTTCGTTGTAGTCACGAACACCCGCTTGGTTGACGCCACCGCTCAACCCCTTGATCTCGCTCCCGTCCATCACATTGGCCATACGAAACTTCTCTCGCTTGCGGAAGTAGGCCCGGCCCCAGTTAATAAATCAAGTTTATTTATTTATTGACAGCCCCTGCGGAATCACGGTTTCTTGGGCCTCAACCTCAGGCGGTGCGCCGTTCTGGGGGGATCATGGGAGATCCAAGTCAGTCATCATTTCCCAGGGAGGAAAACATGAAGAAACTCGTCGCAACCACGGCGCTCGCCCTCTGTGCAACCGCCGGAACTGCCATGGCGCAAGACATTGGCGCGTGCCTGATCACCAAGACCGATACCAACCCGTTTTTTGTGAAGATGCGCGAAGGCGCCGAGGCCAAGGCTGCCGAGCTCGGCGTGACGCTCAACAGCTACGCGGGCAAGATCGACGGCGACCACGAAACGCAAGTGGCGGCTATCGAGACCTGCATCGCCAACGGCGCCAAGGGCATCCTGCTCACCGCCTCCGACACCAGCTCCATCGTGCCCGCCGTGCAGCAGGCCCGAGACGCCGGCCTCGTGGTGATTGCACTCGACACGCCGCTGGAGCCGATCGACGCTGCCGACATGACCTTCGCCACTGACAACTTTCTTGCCGGTGAGCTGATCGGCCAGTGGGCCGCCGCGACCCTCGGTGATGAGGCAGCCAACGCCAAGATCGCCATGCTCGACCTCGCCGTCAGCCAGCCTTCCGTTGGCGTGCTGCGCGATCAGGGCTTTCTTCAGGGCTTCGGCATCGACCTCGGCGATCCGAACAAGTGGGGCGACGAGGAAGACCCGCGCATCGTCGGCAATGACGTAACCCAGGGCAACGAAGAGGGCGGCCGCCGGGCGATGGAAAACCTCTTGGCCACCGATCCCGAAATCAACGTGGTCTACACCATCAATGAACCCGCCGCTGCCGGTGCCTACGAAGCGCTCAAGGCCATTGGCCGCGAGAATGACGTGCTGATCGTCTCGGTCGACGGCGGCTGCCCCGGTGTGCAGAACGTCAAAGACGGCGTGATCGGCGCGACCTCGCAGCAGTATCCGCTGCTCATGGCCTCTAAGGGCATCGAAGCGATCGTGGCGTGGGCGAACGACGGCACCAAGCCCGAAAACACCCCCGGCAAGGACTTCTTCGATACCGGTGTTGCGCTGGTCACCGACAAGCCCGCCGACGGAGTCGAAAGCATCGACACCGCCGAGGGCAACGAGCTCTGCTGGGGCTGACCCGGCAGACAGCCAACTGAACCACGAACAGGGCGGGCCTCGCCGCCCTGTTCAAACCGGCAGGCGGAGGAGCCTGCTTCCCGGGGGGACACATGTCACAATCCGATAACTACGAGGCCTCTGCCTCCAGCGCTCCCAGTGAAGTCGCGTCGTTCGACGGGCACGGCAAGAGCCTAGTCGACCGCTTCCAGCACCTGCTGCACACCACGCCCGCGCTGGTGCCGCTCATCGTGCTGGTGATCTCGATCATCGTCTTCGGCATCACGTTGGGCAGCCGCTTTTTCTCGCCCTTCGCGCTAACGCTGATCCTGCAACAGGTGCAGATCGTCGGCATCGTCGCCGCCGCGCAGAGCCTCGTTATCCTGACAGCGGGCATCGACCTGAGCGTTGGCGCCATAGCGGTGATCTCCTCGGTTATCATGGGCCAGTTCACCTTCCGCTACGGCCTGCCCGTGAGCGTCTCAATCTTCTGTGGCCTCACGGTCGGCACCGCCATCGGCGCGTTGAATGGCTGGCTGGTTGCGCGGGTCAAGCTGCCGCCCTTCATCGTAACGCTGGGCATGTGGCAGATCGTGCTTGCGGCCAACTTCCTCTATTCGGCCAACGAGACCATCCGCAGCCAGGACATCGCCGAACAGGCTCCCCTGCTCCAGCTCATGGGCGCGAAATTCAGCATTGGCGGCGCGGTCTTCACCTTTGGCGTGGTCTTCATGCTGGTGCTGGTGCTGATCCTCGCCTACGTCCTGCGCCACACCGCCTGGGGGCGCCATGTCTACGCCGTGGGCGACGATCCGGAGGCGGCGGAGCTCTCGGGCGTGAACGTCAAGGGCGTGCTGATCTCGGTCTATGCGCTTGCGGGCCTCATTTGCGCCTTCGCAGGCTGGGCATTGATCGGGCGGATTGGCTCGGTCTCGCCGACCTCGGGCCAGCTTCTGAACATTGAGAGCATCACCGCCGTCGTGATCGGGGGCATCTCGCTCTTCGGCGGGCGCGGCTCGATCCTCGGCACCTTCTTCGGCGCGTTGATCGTGGGGGTCTTCACCCTCGGCCTGCGCCTCGCCGGGGCCGATGCGCAATGGACCTACCTCCTCATCGGCACTCTTATCATCGCGGCTGTGGCCGTCGACCAGTGGATCAGAAAGGTGGCAGCCTGATGGAACCCATTCTCAAAGGCCGCGGTCTGACCAAGCGCTACGGCCGCGTCACAGCGCTCGACAATTGCGACTTCGATCTGATGCCGGGCGAGATCCTCGCCGTCATCGGAGACAACGGGGCGGGCAAGAGCTCGCTGATCAAGGCGGTGTCGGGGGCGGTGATCCCCGATGCGGGAACGGTCACGTTGGAAGGTAAAGAGGTGCACTTCTCTTCGCCCATTGACGCGCGCGAGGCGGGGATCGAGACAGTCTACCAGACCCTCGCCATGTCGCCCGCGCTCTCCATCGCCGACAACATGTTCATGGGCCGCGAGCTGCGCCGCCCCGGCTGGCGTGGCAAATTTCTTCGCCAGCTCGACCGCCCGCAAATGGAAAAGGTCGCCCGCGAGAAGCTCACCGAGCTAGGGCTGATGACGATCCAGAACATCAATCAGGCGGTCGAAACACTTTCAGGTGGTCAGCGCCAAGGCGTGGCCGTGGCCCGCGCGGCGGCCTTCGGTTCCAAGGTCATCATCCTCGATGAGCCCACCGCCGCGCTCGGGGTCAAGGAAAGCCGCCGCGTTCTGGAGCTGATCCAAGACGTGAAGTCGCGCGGTATCCCGATCATCCTGATCAGCCACAACATGCCGCATGTGTTCGAGGTCGCCGACCGCATTCACGTGCATCGGCTGGGCCGCAGGCTCTGCGTGATCGACCCCCGGGATTACACAATGTCGGATGCGGTTGCCTTCATGACCGGCGCAAAAGAGGCGCCCGCCGAGGCGGCATGACACGCGCTCTCCACGCCCTGCCCGATCTGGTGGAGGCCGTTATGGCGGCCCCTCCTGCCGGGCGTCGCAGGGTCGTGGCGCTGGCCGGGGCGCCTGCGAGCGGAAAGTCTACGCTGTCCGAAACGCTTTGCGATGCGCTCAAGGACCGGGAGCACAGCGCCCAGGTGGTGCCGATGGACGGGTTTCATCTGCACAACCCAATCCTCGTGGAGCGCGGCCTGCTGGCGCGAAAAGGCGCGCCGGAGTCGTTTGACGCAATGGGCTTCCGGCATCTCGCCGGGCGGTTGGGCCGCGAGCCGGAGGTTGCTTTTCCACTGTTCGACCGGGCGCGAGACATTGCCATTGCCGGTGCCGGAATTGTGGATGACGCCTGCGAGACAGTGATCGTCGAAGGCAACTACCTGCTCTTCGACGCTCCGGTCTGGCGCGACCTGCGCCCGCTGTGGGACCTCGCCGTGCTGATCGATGTCAGCATCGACACCCTGCGCGCGCGGCTGGTCGAGCGGTGGCTGGCGCACGGGCTCTCGCAGGCCGAGGCCACCGCCCGCGCCGAAGGCAATGACCTCGCCAATGCCGAGCGGGTGAACGGCGCCCTGCTGGCCGCCGATCTGCGCTGGACCGGGAACGCCTGAGCCCTGCGAGACAACCCGAACCCAGCGCCTCTCGCGTCCTGCCTCAGGTCAGCCCCTCGACATCATACTCCGGCTGGGTCTTGGCCCCGGTGATGTAGGAGACAACTTCCTCCCCGGTCACATCGCCGCCGGTGATATCGATGTTTGCGCAGATGCGCCCACGGCGGAACACCACGATCCGGTCACAGGTATCCATCACCTGCCGCATGTTGTGGCTGATCAGGATGAGCGGCTCGCCGGCCTCCTTCAGCGTGCGGATGATGTTTTCGACTTGCGCAGTCTCCTGAACGCCGAGCGCAGCGGTCGGCTCGTCCATTATCGTCAGTTTGGAGTGAAACGTCGCGGTGCGGGCAATGGCAACGCACTGCCTCTGCCCGCCGGACATGTTCTGGATCGTGTTGCGGATGTTCGGGATCTTCACCGCCGTCTTTTCCAGCGCCGCAATCGTATCCTGACGCATTGCCTTGTAGTCCAAAAAGCGGAAGGGCCCGAGCCAGTTCCATTTGGTCTTTTCGCGGCCCAAGAAGAGGTTGTCGGCTACGTCGAGATCATCGGCGAGCGCAAGGGTCTGAAACACCGCCTCAATCCCGGCTTCGCGAGCCTCAAGCGGGCCGGCGAAGTGGACCGGCTGACCATCAAAGTAGATGTCACCTCGCGTACGCTGTTCCACCCCGGTGATCTGGCGGACAAATGTGCTTTTGCCTGCCCCGTTGTCACCCATGATCGCCACGTGCTCGCCCTTGCGGAGGGTGAAGTTCGCGTCTTCAAGCGCATGAACCCCGCCGTAATGCTTGGTCAGCCCCCGCGTCTCGAGGATCACCTCGCCGAGGTTCCCGTGCGGATGCGCATGATCGGCGCTGTGGATATCGGTCTGCATGTCGCTCATCTTACCTCTCCTCAGCCCATTTTCGCGCCGCGCTGCTGGCGCCATTTGTCGAGCACCACGGCGCCGACGATGATCATGCCCATGGCCATCAGCTGGTAGTAGGCATCGAGTTTTACATAGGTGAAGCCGGACTGGATGACGCCGAAGACCATGGCACCCAGCACCGTGCCCGGGATCGAGCCGCGCCCGCCAGTCAGGCTCACCCCACCGATCACCGCCATGGCGATGGCGTAGAGCTCGTAGAACTGCCCCATCCCGGCCTGCGCGGTGAGGTTCTTTGACGACAGCACCACGGCTGCAAAGGCGGCGAGCATGGCGGCAATCATATACACGAGCACCTTGTGGCGCTTCACGTTGATGCCCGACATCCGCGCGGCATCCTCGTTGGAGCCGATCGCATAAGTGCGCTTGCCGTAGAGCGTGTAGCGGAGCAGCACATGAAACAGCACCGCGAGCGCGAGAAACCAGAACACCGGCATCATCCCCGAGCCCAGCGCGGCAAATCCCTCGGTCGGAAAGCTCACGGGCTGGCCCTCAGTCCACCAGCGGGAGATGCCGCGTGCGAAGAGGAACATGCCGAGCGTGGCGATGAAGGGCGGGATGCCAGTGTAGGCGATGAGCGAGCCGTTTATGGCTCCGATCAGCGCGCCGAAGGCGAGGCCCACAAGCACCGGCACGATCACCGGCAGATCCATCGCCCAGAGGCCGAACACCGCCTTGGGGTTGGGGTTTCCGTTGACCAGCTCGGTCTGGGCAAAGGACATCACAATCATCGCCGCTGCGCCCACGAGCGGGCCTGCGGAAAGATCGATGCCGCCGGAAATGATGACCTGTGTCGACCCCAGCGCGATGATCCCGATGATCGCCACTTGGAGGATTACGATCTTGAGCCGCGCCTCGTTAAAGATGGAGTCGAAGCGGCCCGAGGTATCGAACAAGAAGCTCTGGCCCTGCATGTAAGGCAGGATCTGACCGAGAGCCTCGAACACGCCGATGATGAGGATCAGCGCGATGAAGATATTGATTTCATTCGGCCAGGCGCGTTTGGACTTGTCGTAGATCAGCCCGCCTGTGCCCTGGGTTGTGTCTGCCATGGTCCTTGTCCCCTGAACGGTTGGCGCCGTGCCCGGCTGGAGTGCCGTCGGAGCGGCGGACGTAACGCCGCTCCTCAATGTATCACCTGATGAGGCGATCAGTTCTTGGAGGTGTAGTCAGCCATGTTGTCAGGCGTCACCAACTCGAATGGGATGTAGACTTTCTGGTCCACGTCCTCGCCTTTGGAGAGCTTCAGCGCCGCGTCCAGCGCACCGCCACCCTGACCGGCCGCGTTTTGGAACACGGTCACATCGAGGTCACCTGCCGCCATGGCTGCAAGGGCATCCTGCGTGGCGTCGATGCCGCCGACCACGACATCATCCATCGAGATGCCCGCCGCTTTCATGGCTTGGATGGCGCCGATGGCCATTTCGTCGTTGTTGGCGATGACAGCGTGGAATTCTTCACCGGAAGAAAGCCAGTTGGTCATCAGGTTCTGTGCCTGATCGCGCGACCAGTTGGCGGTCTGACGGTCAATCTCCTGAATCTCGACCTTGCAGTTGCCCGCGGCGATCACGTCGTCGATGTCCTGCGTGCGCTGCACGGCGGCCTGGTTGGAGAGCTCGCCCATCATCACGTAGATCTTGGCCGGGTCGGTGCCCTGCTCGGCGAGGATATCGCAAATCTCAATGGTCTCGAGCGTGCCGGACTCTTCCTCGTTGGAGGCCACGAAGGCCTGATTGTCGGGCAGCGTATCCACGTTGATCGGCTGGCGGTTCACATAGACCAGCGGCACACCGGCGGCCTCGGCAGCCGCCGTCATGGCCTCGGTGGCAGACGTGTCGACCGGGTTGACGATGATCGCATCGACGCCGGAGGCCACGAAGTTGTTGATTTGGTCGAGCTGGCGCGCCACGTCGTTCTGCGCATCCTCGATCTGTACCTCGATACCGTCCATGGCGTCCGCCTGCTCCTGAATTCCGTTCCGAAGGACGGTCAGGAAGTTATCGTCAAAGAGTGCCATCGAAACGCCAATGGTCTCGGCCATGGCGCTGGTCGACAGAAGCGAGGCTACGCCCGCTGCGATGAAAGTCTTTTTCATTGGTTTCCTCCCAATTCGGGTGTCCGGCTCACCCGTCCTTGCTGCCGGATGCCCCAGAGGGGCGACGACCCTCACCTCACGCGGCCTCTTCCGCGAGCTGCGAGGAAATGAACTCGAAAGAAGCGCGCAACGCGGCCTCCGGATCACCCAAGGCATGAACTTCGGGTGAGAAGCATTCGTAGCATACCGGGCCATCGTAACCTGCCGCCAGAAGCGCGCGCAGTTGCTCGATGTTGCCCAACCGGTCAGATGCATCCACCAGCACGCGGTGCTCATCTTCCATCTTCTCGATGCCCAGCGCCGGGTCAGTGACACCGGAGATGTGCACGATGCCCGTGCGCTCGGGGTAGATCGGCCCGCCTTCAGCCAAAGCGTGATGGAACGTATCATGCACGATCCTGAACTGCGCAGCAGCATCGAGCGCGTCGATGGTCTCTACCAGTTCGGTCTTGGAGCGGAGCGAGGAACGCGGAAAGCCGAGAGGCTCGACCAGTGCAACAAGGCCCGCATCCGCCAGCATGGGCTGGATTTCCTTAAGCGCGATCCGCAGGTTGGCGTGGCGCTCGCCATTTCCGGTTTGCGTGCCATCGTTGCGCGGAATGAGGCTGATGGTCTCGGCCCCAGCCTCCAGCGCAGTTGCGATGAGCGCACGAACTTCGATGGCAATCGTGTCGGACCAGCTGTTGAAGGGATAAACTTGACTCAGACCCACAAGGCGCAAGCCCTTGTCGCGCGCCATTGCCCCGGCAGAGGCCGGATCGGCTTCGTCGAACAGTGGCCGCTCGATATCGTTCCTGACTTCGACGCCGACGCAGCCGAGGTTGGCGGCCAGATCAAGCAGCTCGACGTAAGAGAGCCGCGGCACGGTCATGTGATTGATCGCTGTCTGCATCTAACGCTCCTCCCTCGGCCTCATGCCAAAGCGCGAGGCGACCTCCGAGGAATGTTCTGCGCCTGTGTGTGCGAGTCGGTCAATCTTGCGACGGCAAGAATTCCTCATGCATGACGTCATTCACCCTCACAGGAATGACGTTAAACCATCATCACAGCAGTTCCGGCAGAATGATTTCCGGGGTGAGGAACTTCTGCTCTACGGCGGTCGATCCGGCCTCGGACCGGGAGCGTAGGGACAGGGCGACCAATTCGCGGCACAGTGCTTCGAGCGGGGTGGCGATGACCATCTGCACGTAGCCCTCCAGAAGCCCGGCACGACTGTCTGCTGTCAACTCGTTGACAACGAGCCCGACCTTGCCGGAAGGGCGGGTCTCACGCAGGGCGGCGATGGCGCCCTCCATCCCGCCGCCCGCCACGTAGATGCCTCGCAAGTCCTGCTGCCGCTCCAGCAGGTTCAGTGTGGCCTCGTAAGTCAGCTGCCGGGTCTCAAGGTTGACGAGCGTTTCCTTGACCGATGAGGCAGGCGCGCCCTCCCGCATATAGGCCCGGAACCCGACCTCCCGCAGGTCGTGCCCGTGCCAACGGTTGCCGCCGACGAAGATGGCATAGCTGCCCGGCGCCGCGCCGCGCGTGAGCATCCAGGCCGCTTGCCGGCCAACTTTTATGTTGTTCAAACCAATGTAGTTTCTGCGAATGCCCTGGGCGAAGTCGTTGAGCAGCGAGAAGGTTGGAACACCGTTTTGGGCCAGATCCTGCACAACCTTGTCCAGCGACTGGTGATTCACCGCCACGGCCCCGACGGCATCAACCCGCGCGCCCACCTCGGCCAACAGGCTGGCAAACTCCTCGGGGGACTGAGACTGCGCATAGCGCACCACCAGCCGTCCACGAATGTCAGTACGCTCCTCAAGCGCTTGCTCCATAGTCGCCTGAAACGCCCGGTAGAAGGGTTGCTTTTCCTTGATGAGGATCAGGCCGATCTTGTGATCAGGGA includes the following:
- a CDS encoding ROK family transcriptional regulator: MDGSEIKGLSGGVNQAGVRDYNERLLLSVLQRRGAMAGSDIARLVNLSPQTVSIILRRLEKDGIIMRGDPSRGKVGKPSIPMRLNPNGVLAIGFKIGRRSADLVLTGFDGAVRQQIQEHYDYPFPEAIFGLLQRGVAQFLDHLTAEEQGRLSGIGIAAPFELWKWHDLAGDMAERFRSWKDVDFAAEVAKFSPLPVFVLNDGTAACHAEHLYGRGKEFRDYAFFFVSSFIGGGVVLNNTVFAGNQGNAGALGSMRTTGPLGESQHLIDVASIHLLEGRLSEAGVDPRLLWQQPQDWRMLSRYVDPWLAQTAQELAKAALSICSVIDFEAIVIDGAFPPEVRTDLVSRVRRYLVNQDTRGLIEPRIETGSIGSAARGIGAASAPITSQFLLNANAGLTAY
- a CDS encoding TAXI family TRAP transporter solute-binding subunit; translation: MNAFLKSTTLGLALAGLATVAAGAETRITYKSAKTGSSYYQMGVELAEALKAGTDGEVIMTIEESQGSVQNVMEVRARGADYVFTTPPALATSAAAGTGPFEGKGDPKFSEIRALFPIPSLTMHFVMSAEAGASALADMEGHSVLLGKGSFGATEGEKYIELFGLTGKVEIADAELSNAVAALKNGQIDGFVTAGSWPAPNVIEAAASTPVTVLTMSEEEIAQTGRTAITIPAGTYAGQTEDINTTSLPVVAFTTTAMSDDTAYLLTKTFWESKAEMAGMAPWWDGVSTELLGEVSGTFHPGAARYYEEQGIALPSGDM
- a CDS encoding TRAP transporter permease is translated as MNTVASPRPAGSPWLALATRFSAPFWLALAALVVIYHIGLVFYGLAPNLVSRPVHMALILPFVLVLGAASPSQKASGAVLAAIGSGAALWIAWNYNLLADQYGFLESTWQVVIAVTLLAVVIEAARRAIGWPLPLVATLALLYGLFGQHIPGQFGHSGIPLSSFLGTLTIAEGGIWGSLTGVSVGVVSIFVIFGAVLNAGEAGQGFMNVASAAAGRLKGGAAKVSVISSALFGSISGSASANVASTGAVTLPAMEKLGYPKRLAAAVEAVASSGGQIMPPLMGAGAFVMVELTGTPYTSIMAAAILPAILFFVAVWVGIDAYARHTELKSVAREDRPAGRDVLITSLFFLVPFTTLLTAMFAAGYTPEYSAALAVFAGAALLFINGKLQVNRAQVIERFGSAILNAARQVSMIAAIILCASIIIGVLSITGLGVKLTSLILEGSGGMLWPSLLLTALACLLLGMEVPTTAAYVICVSVAGPALTQLGLEPLQAHLFVFWFALLSTITPPVCGAVFIAAGMIGENWLKVAITAMALGVGLYIIPLGMIANPAILTLAETPVMALLAFSQIALGLALISFGLIGMRKMVPTAVLIGAGGAVIFGPGLL
- a CDS encoding SDR family NAD(P)-dependent oxidoreductase; translated protein: MYRTIVIGSSGEIGRAVVQAALVRGDKVFGLDLAPSDLPGAVGTAAVDIQSEANVEKAFAAAIQRLGGLDVVVNCAGLMTRGALLETSEADFLRTIDTNLGGAFRVTRAAARAMQAERAGAIVHISSIHALRGAPNRVAYAASKGGISGFIHAVAGELGPEGITINAVAPGPTGRGMGSAPHDRARALERTPLRRAALAEEVAGAAMFLSSSAGRFITGHVLPVDGGASATFFAASHLAGAHKMPLGAEVAPKAQENSVMEETNQ
- a CDS encoding sugar ABC transporter substrate-binding protein; the protein is MKKLVATTALALCATAGTAMAQDIGACLITKTDTNPFFVKMREGAEAKAAELGVTLNSYAGKIDGDHETQVAAIETCIANGAKGILLTASDTSSIVPAVQQARDAGLVVIALDTPLEPIDAADMTFATDNFLAGELIGQWAAATLGDEAANAKIAMLDLAVSQPSVGVLRDQGFLQGFGIDLGDPNKWGDEEDPRIVGNDVTQGNEEGGRRAMENLLATDPEINVVYTINEPAAAGAYEALKAIGRENDVLIVSVDGGCPGVQNVKDGVIGATSQQYPLLMASKGIEAIVAWANDGTKPENTPGKDFFDTGVALVTDKPADGVESIDTAEGNELCWG